A genome region from Nitrosopumilus oxyclinae includes the following:
- a CDS encoding NADH-quinone oxidoreductase subunit N — MLEITSTPLVLIAILGTVGILLPIISIARKEQGSNSFYAVIAFAALIVSMGYVGYQFYAENIASSALFSEDVIVDDAFGGFFAIAMLIVAIFTTVGSFNYMRKHNSPAVYYSLILLATIGMVLVAYSTDLIMLFVAWELMSIPTYILVGYMKKNPSSNEAALKYFLFGALSSAIIVYGISISYGLTGSTNIGEVIQGYSTLDPSMLPLALLSVGMFIAGFGFKMGLVPFHQWLPDTYEGAPPTITALLAAATKKAGFAATIRIVVLGMVVLNLDWTLALGIIAVMTMTIGNVAAIMQKNISRMLAYSSIAHAGYILIGLAVAPHSSLGLQGSLYQIMNHAVMKGAAFIAVTGIITTLAVTHIDKLKGLGRRMPITALGLVIALFALAGIPPLSGFWSKLMLFGSALDASSVIWWAPWLAIAGVLNSALSLAYYGWITRKMYFEGETEKRVAEPKSIIAVMIFSTIFLVGFGVYPEPLIKFVEFATPVISLGFMP; from the coding sequence ATGTTAGAAATTACTTCAACTCCATTGGTATTAATTGCAATTTTGGGAACTGTCGGAATTCTTTTGCCAATAATCAGCATTGCAAGAAAAGAACAAGGCTCAAATTCATTTTATGCAGTAATTGCATTTGCAGCATTAATTGTATCTATGGGATATGTTGGATACCAATTTTATGCCGAAAACATTGCATCATCTGCACTATTTTCTGAAGATGTAATTGTTGATGATGCATTTGGTGGATTCTTTGCAATTGCAATGCTTATTGTTGCTATTTTCACAACTGTTGGTTCTTTCAATTATATGCGAAAGCATAACTCACCAGCAGTTTACTATTCACTAATTTTACTGGCAACAATTGGTATGGTTCTAGTTGCATATTCTACTGATTTGATAATGTTATTTGTTGCATGGGAGCTGATGAGTATTCCAACATACATCTTAGTTGGATATATGAAAAAGAATCCAAGTTCCAATGAAGCCGCTCTAAAATATTTCCTCTTTGGTGCACTGTCCTCTGCAATCATAGTTTACGGAATTTCAATTTCTTATGGATTAACTGGTTCTACAAATATTGGAGAAGTAATTCAAGGTTATTCTACACTTGATCCTTCCATGCTGCCACTTGCATTACTTTCAGTTGGAATGTTTATTGCAGGATTTGGATTCAAAATGGGACTTGTACCTTTTCATCAATGGCTTCCAGATACCTATGAGGGTGCTCCACCAACTATTACTGCACTCTTAGCTGCTGCAACCAAAAAAGCGGGCTTTGCTGCAACGATTAGAATTGTTGTTCTTGGAATGGTTGTTTTGAATCTTGATTGGACTTTAGCTCTTGGAATTATTGCAGTGATGACAATGACTATTGGAAATGTTGCTGCAATTATGCAAAAGAACATTTCAAGAATGTTGGCATATTCTAGTATTGCACATGCAGGATACATTTTGATAGGACTTGCTGTAGCACCTCATAGTTCACTTGGTTTACAAGGTTCTTTGTATCAAATTATGAATCATGCAGTAATGAAAGGTGCTGCATTTATTGCAGTTACAGGTATTATTACAACACTTGCAGTCACACATATTGATAAATTGAAGGGACTTGGAAGACGAATGCCTATCACTGCACTAGGATTAGTTATTGCATTATTTGCTTTAGCAGGAATTCCTCCACTTTCAGGATTCTGGAGTAAATTGATGTTGTTTGGTAGTGCTTTAGATGCTAGTTCTGTAATATGGTGGGCACCATGGCTTGCAATTGCAGGTGTCCTTAACAGTGCATTATCACTTGCTTACTATGGTTGGATTACAAGAAAGATGTACTTTGAAGGAGAAACCGAAAAGAGAGTTGCAGAACCAAAATCCATTATTGCTGTAATGATATTTTCAACAATCTTCTTGGTAGGATTTGGTGTATATCCAGAACCATTAATTAAATTTGTAGAGTTTGCAACTCCAGTAATTAGTTTAGGTTTTATGCCTTAA
- a CDS encoding polyprenyl synthetase family protein, whose product MVKFFDQAILDRKNIEINPLLETYGKYIQRINQALENELGIYSESEFIEPLKYSLEGGKRIRPIILNLAAESVGKIDENVLSASCAVEFLHMESIIHDDIIDNETMRRQKEPFHIKYGYNTSVLTGDFVLGLILAISSRLDNARITKDLATTAMLMSEGEMIEGRLETSEDVTFDDYLKVIEYKTAVAFQVAARIGGIIANGTEEQIEALTEYGKNLGIAYQIRDDLLDWKNEDKLFNLLIKKSSDPRDVFNKMEEMLKEYSEKARTALRKIPDSDAKINLDNLIKFTSFKA is encoded by the coding sequence ATGGTAAAGTTTTTTGATCAGGCCATCTTGGACAGGAAAAATATCGAGATAAATCCTCTACTTGAAACTTATGGAAAGTATATTCAGCGAATTAATCAGGCTTTAGAAAATGAATTAGGAATCTATTCCGAATCAGAGTTCATTGAGCCTCTAAAATATTCCCTAGAAGGAGGAAAACGAATTAGGCCCATAATTTTGAATTTAGCCGCAGAGAGTGTAGGTAAAATTGATGAAAATGTACTTTCAGCATCATGTGCTGTTGAATTTCTTCATATGGAATCCATTATCCATGATGATATTATCGATAATGAAACAATGAGAAGGCAAAAAGAGCCATTCCACATAAAATATGGGTATAACACAAGCGTACTAACTGGAGATTTTGTTTTAGGATTAATTCTTGCAATATCATCTAGATTAGACAATGCTAGAATTACAAAAGATTTGGCTACCACTGCCATGCTAATGAGTGAAGGAGAAATGATTGAAGGTAGATTAGAAACTAGTGAGGATGTTACATTTGATGATTATCTAAAAGTAATTGAATACAAAACTGCAGTTGCATTTCAAGTTGCAGCAAGAATTGGTGGAATTATTGCAAATGGAACTGAAGAACAAATTGAAGCATTAACTGAATATGGTAAAAATCTTGGAATTGCATATCAAATTAGAGATGATTTGTTAGATTGGAAAAATGAGGACAAGTTATTCAATTTGTTAATCAAAAAAAGTTCTGATCCAAGAGACGTCTTTAACAAAATGGAAGAAATGTTAAAAGAGTATTCAGAAAAAGCAAGAACCGCATTAAGAAAAATTCCAGATAGCGATGCTAAAATTAATTTAGATAATTTAATTAAATTTACTTCGTTTAAGGCATAA